In Deltaproteobacteria bacterium, the following are encoded in one genomic region:
- a CDS encoding response regulator, translated as MAKTRPRLLIVDDEEAILETMTFTFEDDYEVFTSTSANEALALLDKHAPVAVVISDQRMPEMTGVEFLARVFKRSPATQRIILTGFADMNAIIRAINDGHVYAYITKPWEPDHLKQIVRRAADHHALTCENERLLGDLRGANVFLEGVMDQLDTGAVALDAKGFVRAVNKPARAFFGMTGDPRGKTMRDLTDPEVYERFSDAVTCMRGDTEVGHCDIDLPVGDGVRLRVKLHALKGPGGEAIGEVILAREISHEPLRLRFDEIVEGLANHADGALRPKLASAQGELGKLSQQLREKQIVAPGMGELRERTNRTLTAIDHWLTVDDSLAREDYPDAQLLRERMRVAGARWPLSGRLPARVKELAQRVETYYDSGENPKRAVL; from the coding sequence ATGGCCAAGACTCGTCCGCGCCTTCTCATCGTCGACGATGAGGAGGCCATCCTCGAAACCATGACCTTCACGTTCGAGGACGACTACGAGGTGTTCACCTCGACGTCCGCGAACGAAGCGCTCGCGCTGCTCGACAAGCACGCGCCAGTCGCCGTCGTGATCTCGGACCAGCGCATGCCCGAGATGACTGGCGTCGAGTTCCTGGCGCGCGTGTTCAAGCGCTCGCCCGCGACGCAGCGGATCATCCTCACCGGCTTCGCGGACATGAACGCGATCATCCGCGCGATCAACGACGGCCACGTCTACGCCTACATCACGAAGCCGTGGGAGCCCGATCACCTGAAGCAGATCGTGCGGCGCGCGGCGGATCACCACGCGCTCACCTGCGAGAACGAGCGCCTGTTAGGGGATCTGCGCGGCGCGAACGTGTTCCTCGAAGGCGTGATGGACCAGCTCGATACGGGCGCCGTGGCGCTCGACGCGAAAGGTTTCGTACGCGCGGTGAACAAGCCCGCGCGCGCGTTCTTCGGGATGACGGGGGACCCGCGCGGAAAGACGATGCGCGACCTCACTGACCCGGAGGTTTATGAGCGCTTCTCCGACGCGGTCACGTGCATGCGCGGCGACACGGAGGTCGGGCACTGCGACATCGACCTCCCCGTCGGCGACGGCGTGCGCCTGCGTGTGAAGCTGCACGCGCTGAAGGGGCCGGGCGGCGAGGCGATCGGCGAGGTGATTCTCGCGCGCGAGATTTCGCACGAGCCGCTGCGGCTGCGCTTCGACGAGATCGTCGAGGGGCTCGCGAACCACGCGGACGGCGCGCTGCGTCCGAAGCTCGCGAGTGCGCAAGGCGAGCTCGGCAAGCTCTCGCAGCAGCTGCGCGAGAAGCAGATCGTGGCCCCCGGCATGGGCGAGCTGCGCGAGCGCACGAATCGCACGCTCACCGCGATCGACCACTGGCTCACGGTCGACGACTCGCTCGCGCGCGAGGACTACCCCGACGCGCAGCTGCTGCGCGAGCGCATGCGCGTCGCGGGCGCGCGCTGGCCCCTCTCGGGCCGCCTGCCCGCGCGCGTGAAGGAGCTCGCGCAGCGCGTCGAGACTTATTACGACTCGGGCGAGAACCCGAAGCGCGCAGTGCTGTAG
- a CDS encoding response regulator, whose amino-acid sequence MALTQERLLQLIARSPDLVVATDRKGTVIYYNDGAAKSLGYSGDEIRGHRVAELYPSLDEAKRVMKAMRDGGGSVANFQTRLLAKSGEIIPVAITGTVLRDDSGEHDGTIGFLKDLREILRKDQLATLGEVAIGVSHEINNPLAVILNQAELLERDVERLAGEAECPVELERLDAIRRELARIAEIVERLGQMAREETYETVTYIGPARMIDLRGRRGDARAPRDTRLAGLRVLVADDDLGIARSMKEILERDGCEVVTASDGLEALDKLATAKFDAVLTDVVMPNMDGHELFLTIQQRWPGLPVLMMTAFHYDKDHIIKRSKVAGLATVLFKKPVDPGKLREKLLEAVGAK is encoded by the coding sequence GTGGCCCTCACACAAGAACGCCTGTTGCAGCTGATCGCGCGGTCGCCCGACCTCGTGGTCGCGACCGATCGCAAGGGCACCGTCATCTACTACAACGACGGTGCGGCGAAGAGCCTCGGCTACTCGGGCGACGAGATTCGCGGCCACCGCGTTGCCGAGCTGTACCCGAGCCTCGACGAAGCCAAGCGCGTGATGAAGGCGATGCGCGACGGCGGCGGCAGCGTCGCGAACTTCCAGACGCGGCTGCTCGCGAAGAGCGGCGAGATCATCCCCGTCGCGATCACAGGCACCGTGCTGCGCGACGACTCCGGTGAGCACGACGGCACGATCGGGTTCCTCAAGGACCTGCGCGAGATCCTGCGCAAGGACCAGCTCGCAACGCTCGGTGAGGTGGCGATCGGCGTCTCGCACGAGATCAACAATCCGCTCGCGGTGATCCTCAACCAAGCCGAGTTGTTGGAGCGCGACGTCGAGCGCCTCGCGGGCGAAGCCGAGTGCCCCGTCGAGCTGGAGCGCCTCGACGCGATCCGCCGCGAGCTCGCGCGCATCGCCGAGATCGTCGAGCGCTTGGGGCAGATGGCGCGCGAGGAGACCTACGAGACCGTCACGTACATCGGCCCCGCGCGCATGATCGACCTGCGCGGTCGCCGCGGCGACGCGCGCGCACCGCGCGACACGCGCCTCGCGGGCCTGCGCGTGCTCGTCGCCGACGACGACCTCGGCATCGCGCGCAGCATGAAAGAGATCCTCGAGCGCGACGGCTGCGAGGTGGTGACGGCGAGCGACGGCCTCGAAGCGCTCGACAAGCTCGCGACCGCGAAGTTCGACGCCGTGCTCACCGACGTCGTGATGCCGAACATGGACGGCCACGAGCTGTTCCTGACCATCCAGCAGCGCTGGCCCGGCCTGCCCGTGCTGATGATGACCGCGTTCCACTACGACAAGGACCACATCATCAAGCGCAGCAAAGTCGCCGGCCTCGCGACGGTGCTGTTCAAGAAGCCGGTGGATCCGGGGAAGCTGAGGGAGAAGCTGCTGGAGGCGGTGGGGGCGAAGTAG
- the trxB gene encoding thioredoxin-disulfide reductase, with amino-acid sequence MYTKSWCPYCDRAKALLTQKGQTWAEIDIEAEPEKGEEMVRRAQRTTVPQIFIGDTHVGGFDDLAALERAGKLDALLGQEKKAERAAEHVKLLIIGSGPAGYTAAIYAGRADLKPVMFAGLQFGGQLMLTTEVENYPGFQEGITGPEMMERFQKQAERFGTRIYQEDATRIDFSTRPFRVESESAAFLADAVIVATGASAKWIGIPSEQTFMNRGVSACATCDGALFRGKPIAVVGGGDTAMEEALFLTRYAAPKVTVIHRRNELRASKIMAERALKNEKIEFIWDSAVDEVLGGDYVTGVRVKNLKTGATREVATEALFVAIGHKPNTDLFKGVLEMDDVGYLKVERGSSRTNVEGVFACGDAMDPTYRQAVTAAGTGCMAAIDAERWLAERGGE; translated from the coding sequence ATGTACACGAAGAGCTGGTGCCCGTACTGCGATCGCGCGAAGGCGCTGCTGACGCAGAAGGGGCAGACCTGGGCGGAGATCGACATCGAGGCGGAGCCGGAGAAGGGCGAGGAGATGGTGCGGCGTGCGCAGCGCACGACGGTTCCGCAGATCTTCATCGGCGACACGCACGTGGGCGGCTTCGACGATCTCGCCGCGCTCGAGCGCGCGGGCAAGCTCGACGCACTGCTCGGCCAGGAGAAGAAGGCGGAGCGCGCTGCGGAGCACGTGAAGCTGCTCATCATCGGCAGCGGGCCCGCGGGCTACACGGCGGCGATCTACGCGGGGCGCGCGGATCTCAAGCCCGTGATGTTCGCGGGGCTCCAGTTCGGCGGGCAGCTGATGCTCACGACCGAGGTCGAGAACTACCCAGGCTTCCAGGAAGGCATTACGGGCCCGGAGATGATGGAGCGCTTCCAAAAGCAGGCGGAGCGCTTCGGCACGCGCATTTATCAGGAAGACGCGACGCGCATCGACTTCTCGACGCGCCCGTTCCGCGTCGAGAGCGAGAGCGCTGCGTTCCTCGCCGATGCGGTGATCGTCGCGACCGGTGCGAGCGCGAAGTGGATCGGCATCCCGAGCGAGCAGACCTTCATGAACCGCGGCGTGTCCGCGTGCGCGACGTGCGACGGCGCACTGTTCCGCGGCAAGCCGATCGCCGTCGTGGGCGGCGGCGACACCGCGATGGAGGAGGCGCTCTTCCTCACGCGCTACGCCGCGCCGAAGGTCACGGTGATTCACCGCCGCAATGAGCTGCGTGCGTCGAAGATCATGGCCGAGCGCGCGCTGAAGAACGAGAAGATCGAGTTCATCTGGGACTCGGCGGTCGACGAAGTGCTCGGCGGCGACTACGTCACGGGCGTGCGCGTGAAGAACCTGAAAACGGGCGCGACCCGCGAGGTCGCGACCGAGGCGCTGTTCGTGGCGATCGGGCACAAGCCGAACACGGACCTCTTCAAGGGCGTGCTCGAGATGGACGACGTCGGCTACCTGAAGGTCGAACGCGGCTCCTCGCGCACGAACGTCGAGGGCGTGTTCGCGTGCGGCGACGCGATGGATCCGACCTATCGTCAGGCCGTCACCGCCGCGGGCACGGGCTGCATGGCCGCGATCGACGCGGAGCGCTGGCTCGCGGAGCGCGGCGGCGAGTAG
- a CDS encoding ComF family protein — MRDLLREALDFLLPPLCADCGALTSGEPLCAHCEEPACDPLPAPPRPLAAWRAGVSYEGRAADWVQRFKYPQPGFRGLDPGADAVAIAWVLRAAHASGAAPDAIVPIALHPRRLRERGFSPPGVLARAVAREVGARFQPALLERMRDTPSQTGLNRRDRRRNVADAFRARSPAPPRVWLVDDVVTTGATLAAAARALRRAGSREICALAAAYRPLAR; from the coding sequence ATGCGCGACCTCCTCCGCGAAGCCCTCGATTTTCTCCTGCCGCCGCTCTGCGCCGATTGCGGCGCCCTAACAAGCGGCGAGCCGCTCTGTGCACACTGCGAAGAGCCCGCCTGTGACCCGCTGCCCGCGCCGCCGCGCCCACTCGCCGCGTGGCGGGCGGGCGTCTCGTACGAGGGCCGCGCTGCCGACTGGGTGCAGCGCTTCAAGTACCCGCAGCCCGGCTTTCGCGGCCTCGACCCCGGCGCCGACGCCGTCGCGATCGCGTGGGTCTTGCGCGCTGCACACGCGAGCGGCGCGGCGCCCGACGCGATCGTGCCCATCGCGCTGCACCCACGACGCCTGCGCGAGCGCGGCTTCAGCCCGCCTGGCGTTCTCGCACGCGCAGTCGCTCGCGAAGTCGGCGCGCGCTTCCAGCCGGCGCTGCTCGAGCGCATGCGCGACACGCCGAGCCAGACCGGGCTGAATCGCCGCGACCGCAGACGCAACGTCGCGGACGCCTTCCGCGCGCGCAGTCCCGCGCCGCCGCGCGTGTGGCTCGTCGACGACGTCGTCACGACCGGCGCCACGCTCGCCGCCGCCGCACGCGCACTGCGCCGCGCCGGCTCACGCGAGATCTGCGCGCTCGCCGCCGCCTATCGCCCCCTCGCGCGTTGA